Proteins co-encoded in one Proteus terrae subsp. cibarius genomic window:
- a CDS encoding TraU family protein encodes MMQKILRVIAVSAVFWVRSVSADPGCQNAEVIGGKLITDICWSCIFPIKVAGVPISGGGGSFPSEAVSNPLCMCEDNLGVPRPGVTTSMWEPARLVEFQRVPGCSSVLNGVRFPFDRTNQGHHGMGDMDGGDGSFMHYHYYAFPLLVMLDLFIKQTCNADGYMDLDIMYMSELDPTWNNDELAFFTNPEAAAVANPIAAAACTADAVSSTAGKPLKQLFWCAGSWGTLYPFSGNQNGGKGVIRDSSLLSTRVLAALHRRGLAWKTMGSEAMCRGVISPTLPKTQYKFTLLHPVPETNSSHVIGESTLTWGLARTIPAIGQDPIYTIWRWNDCCNN; translated from the coding sequence ATGATGCAAAAAATTCTACGGGTCATTGCCGTTAGCGCGGTCTTTTGGGTTCGTTCGGTATCGGCTGACCCTGGGTGCCAGAATGCGGAAGTAATCGGCGGAAAACTGATTACTGACATCTGCTGGAGCTGTATTTTTCCCATCAAAGTAGCAGGGGTTCCTATAAGTGGTGGAGGCGGATCATTCCCGAGTGAAGCCGTAAGCAACCCTCTGTGTATGTGCGAGGATAATCTAGGGGTCCCTCGGCCTGGAGTCACCACTTCTATGTGGGAGCCAGCACGGCTTGTTGAATTTCAGAGAGTGCCTGGCTGCTCATCTGTCTTGAATGGTGTCAGGTTCCCGTTTGATAGGACTAACCAAGGGCATCATGGCATGGGAGACATGGATGGTGGTGATGGTTCTTTTATGCACTATCACTACTATGCGTTTCCTCTGTTGGTGATGCTCGATTTATTTATTAAGCAGACCTGTAATGCTGATGGGTATATGGATCTCGACATCATGTACATGTCGGAGCTCGACCCGACCTGGAACAATGATGAGCTCGCTTTTTTTACCAATCCAGAGGCGGCGGCAGTAGCAAACCCAATTGCGGCGGCTGCGTGTACTGCTGATGCTGTCTCATCAACCGCTGGAAAACCTTTAAAACAGCTTTTCTGGTGTGCTGGTTCATGGGGCACCCTGTATCCATTTAGTGGCAACCAGAATGGTGGAAAAGGTGTTATCCGCGATAGCAGTCTTCTTAGCACAAGGGTTCTGGCTGCTTTGCATCGCCGGGGGTTAGCGTGGAAGACAATGGGTTCTGAGGCTATGTGTAGAGGTGTTATTAGCCCAACACTACCCAAAACGCAGTACAAATTCACGCTATTGCATCCGGTTCCAGAGACAAACTCATCTCACGTAATTGGCGAATCCACTCTTACGTGGGGTCTGGCGCGAACTATACCGGCAATTGGGCAAGACCCTATTTACACCATCTGGCGATGGAATGATTGCTGTAACAATTGA
- a CDS encoding EAL domain-containing protein, with protein sequence MIFAPAFQPIKDVGTGSFVAAEVLARWYDEGRVLTPSSLSSPPYWGLVDMEMARFIQDNLHYCLDLYPALFLNVSEHTLQSDVIFKAWWRVVRDIAKNHSSRLVIEITEGIQDASLALRWEALTEIGVELALDDYGDKNSSLERLSRYDWHYCKFDARRLRSLEDYSAILHCRRKGIQLIAEQVESFPLGESAKLLGLSWQQGFYHGKPAVMEKHLNYVKALP encoded by the coding sequence ATGATTTTTGCCCCGGCTTTCCAACCAATTAAAGACGTCGGCACAGGTTCGTTTGTCGCTGCTGAGGTACTGGCTCGTTGGTACGACGAAGGCCGGGTTCTTACACCATCCTCTCTGTCATCACCTCCTTATTGGGGGCTGGTGGATATGGAGATGGCACGGTTCATTCAGGACAACCTTCATTATTGCTTGGATCTGTACCCAGCTCTTTTTCTGAATGTCTCTGAACATACTTTGCAATCAGACGTCATTTTCAAAGCGTGGTGGAGGGTTGTCCGCGACATTGCTAAGAATCACTCATCACGGCTTGTCATCGAGATTACCGAGGGCATTCAGGATGCCTCTCTCGCATTGAGATGGGAGGCTCTTACCGAAATAGGGGTTGAGCTGGCGCTGGATGACTATGGAGACAAAAACTCTTCGCTGGAGCGCCTGAGTCGTTATGACTGGCACTATTGCAAGTTTGACGCGAGAAGACTGCGGTCGCTTGAAGACTACTCGGCCATCCTCCACTGCCGCCGAAAAGGCATACAGCTCATTGCTGAGCAGGTGGAGAGCTTCCCATTGGGGGAGAGCGCCAAATTACTTGGACTGTCATGGCAACAAGGTTTCTATCACGGGAAGCCTGCTGTCATGGAGAAACACTTGAATTACGTAAAGGCCTTACCATGA
- the traC gene encoding type IV secretion system protein TraC: MIVTIKKKLEETLIPEHLRAAGIIPVLAYDEDDHVFLMDDHSAGFGFMCEPLCGADEKVQERMNGFLNQEFPSKTTLQFVLFRSPDINQEMYRMMGLRDGFRHELLTSVIKERINFLQHHTTERIFAKTNKGIYDNGLIQDLKLFVTCKVPIKNNNPTESELQQLAQLRTKVESSLQTVGLRPRTMTAVNYIRIMSTILNWGPDASWRHDSVDWEMDKPICEQIFDYGTDVEVSKNGIRLGDYHAKVMSAKKLPDVFYFGDALTYAGDLSGGNSSIKENYMVVTNVFFPEAESTKNTLERKRQFTVNQAYGPMLKFVPVLADKKESFDTLYESMKEGAKPVKITYSVVLFAPTKERVEAAAMAARNIWRESRFELMEDKFVALPMFLNCLPFCTDRDAVRDLFRYKTMTTEQAAVVLPVFGEWKGTGTYHAALISRNGQLMSLSLHDSNTNKNLVIAAESGSGKSFLTNELIFSYLSEGAQVWVIDAGKSYQKLSEMLNGDFVHFEEGTHVCLNPFELIQNYEDEEDAIVSLVCAMASAKGLLDEWQISALKQVLSRLWEEKGKEMKVDDIAERCLEEENDQRLKDIGQQLYAFTSKGSYGKYFSRKNNVSFQNQFTVLELDELQGRKHLRQVVLLQLIYQIQQEVFLGERNRKKVVIVDEAWDLLKEGEVSVFMEHAYRKFRKYGGSVVIATQSINDLYENAVGRAIAENSASMYLLGQTEETVESVKRSGRLTLSEGGFHTLKTVHTIQGVYSEIFIKSKSGMGVGRLIVGDFQKLLYSTDPVDVNAIDQFVKQGMSIPEAIKAVMRSRQQAA; encoded by the coding sequence ATGATCGTAACCATCAAAAAGAAACTCGAAGAAACGTTGATCCCGGAGCACTTGCGAGCTGCCGGGATTATTCCTGTCCTGGCCTATGACGAAGACGATCATGTCTTCCTTATGGATGACCACAGTGCAGGCTTTGGTTTCATGTGTGAGCCCCTGTGTGGTGCCGATGAAAAAGTTCAGGAGCGAATGAACGGTTTCCTGAATCAGGAGTTCCCGTCGAAGACTACGCTCCAGTTTGTTCTGTTCCGCTCCCCGGACATCAATCAGGAGATGTACCGGATGATGGGGTTGCGTGATGGCTTCCGTCACGAGCTGCTGACATCTGTCATCAAGGAACGGATTAACTTCCTCCAGCACCACACGACAGAACGCATATTTGCCAAGACCAACAAAGGTATCTACGACAATGGCTTGATCCAAGACCTCAAGCTGTTCGTTACGTGCAAAGTCCCCATCAAGAACAATAACCCGACTGAAAGCGAACTCCAGCAGCTCGCACAGCTTCGCACGAAGGTCGAATCATCGCTTCAAACCGTTGGTCTGCGTCCCCGCACAATGACGGCGGTGAACTACATCCGGATCATGAGCACCATCCTGAATTGGGGGCCGGATGCTTCATGGCGACATGACTCTGTGGATTGGGAGATGGATAAGCCCATCTGCGAGCAAATCTTCGATTACGGCACTGATGTGGAAGTCAGCAAGAACGGCATCAGGCTGGGGGACTACCACGCGAAAGTCATGTCAGCGAAAAAGCTGCCTGACGTTTTCTACTTTGGTGATGCGTTGACCTATGCCGGGGATCTCAGCGGCGGCAACTCCAGCATCAAAGAAAACTACATGGTTGTGACCAATGTGTTTTTCCCTGAGGCAGAAAGCACGAAAAACACTCTGGAGCGCAAACGCCAGTTCACTGTAAACCAAGCCTACGGGCCGATGCTCAAATTCGTGCCGGTGCTGGCGGACAAAAAGGAGAGCTTCGACACTCTCTATGAGTCCATGAAAGAGGGGGCTAAGCCAGTCAAGATCACCTACTCGGTGGTTTTATTTGCTCCAACCAAAGAACGTGTTGAAGCGGCGGCGATGGCCGCACGAAACATCTGGCGTGAATCTCGGTTCGAGCTGATGGAGGATAAGTTCGTTGCTCTGCCGATGTTCCTCAACTGCCTGCCATTCTGTACAGACCGGGATGCAGTGCGAGACCTATTCCGCTACAAGACCATGACAACCGAGCAGGCGGCTGTGGTCCTGCCGGTGTTTGGGGAATGGAAGGGGACCGGGACCTATCATGCAGCGCTGATTTCCCGCAACGGCCAGCTCATGAGTCTGTCTCTTCACGACAGTAATACCAACAAAAACCTGGTGATCGCAGCCGAATCCGGCTCGGGTAAATCGTTCCTTACCAACGAACTGATTTTTTCCTACTTGTCCGAGGGTGCTCAGGTCTGGGTTATTGATGCCGGTAAGTCCTACCAGAAGCTGTCGGAAATGCTCAATGGCGACTTCGTTCACTTTGAAGAAGGAACGCACGTCTGCCTCAACCCGTTCGAGCTCATACAGAACTACGAGGACGAAGAAGACGCGATTGTCAGCCTCGTTTGTGCAATGGCGTCGGCCAAAGGCTTGCTGGATGAATGGCAAATCTCTGCGCTGAAACAGGTCCTTTCTCGCCTGTGGGAAGAGAAAGGTAAAGAGATGAAGGTTGACGACATCGCTGAGCGCTGTCTGGAAGAAGAAAACGACCAGCGCCTCAAGGATATTGGTCAGCAGCTCTACGCCTTTACGTCGAAAGGTAGCTACGGGAAATACTTCTCTCGCAAGAACAACGTCAGCTTCCAGAACCAGTTCACTGTACTGGAGCTCGATGAACTGCAAGGGCGTAAGCACTTGCGTCAGGTTGTACTGCTCCAGCTTATTTACCAGATCCAGCAAGAAGTATTCCTGGGTGAACGTAACCGCAAGAAAGTCGTCATCGTGGATGAGGCCTGGGACCTGCTCAAAGAGGGCGAGGTCTCGGTCTTCATGGAACATGCCTACCGCAAATTCCGTAAGTACGGTGGCTCCGTTGTCATTGCAACGCAGTCCATCAACGACCTCTATGAGAACGCAGTGGGCCGCGCCATCGCGGAGAACTCGGCCAGCATGTACTTGCTCGGCCAAACCGAAGAAACCGTGGAATCTGTTAAACGTAGCGGTCGTCTGACCCTTTCAGAGGGCGGGTTCCACACCCTCAAGACGGTACACACCATCCAGGGCGTGTACTCAGAAATCTTTATCAAATCGAAGAGCGGCATGGGCGTCGGACGCTTGATAGTGGGCGACTTCCAGAAGCTGCTTTATTCGACCGATCCGGTGGACGTTAACGCCATCGACCAGTTTGTGAAACAAGGCATGAGCATTCCTGAGGCAATCAAGGCCGTGATGCGAAGCCGTCAGCAGGCTGCATAA
- a CDS encoding TrbC family F-type conjugative pilus assembly protein encodes MIRSLAAHIPCSKSVLVALIFSVAGGAYAQESPLTEQDKALIEKGKQIAQKAQKMEMPSLLQNQHMDEAQAEAKAFFKQLQTTNPTLKEMHRKQAEKGIYSDHRILVFASLSLGEQGLDDVLTAVSGQPDSVIVFRGIPEGMNLGQGVKAIQALAAKKDPVPNIIINPTLFKTYNITAVPTIVMLEDEPLPGEQPNVVAQVSGLSDPVWLAREVDNGEKGDLGVKGPVEKISEPDLIDVAKKRLANIDWEEKKKQAIERFWTKQNFNELPRAPKSRTREIDPSVMITSDISTPDGTVFAHAGDVINPLCDPKEVCKPGTRPFTQAVVVFDPLDKKQMELLAKKLPEIKQEPGVQRITYIATEFDKDKGWDSYKSVTDNFDAPVYLLTPDLITRFELEHTPSVITARGKKFVVRELAEEGGE; translated from the coding sequence ATGATCAGATCATTGGCCGCGCATATCCCCTGTTCTAAGAGCGTTCTGGTGGCGTTGATATTCTCTGTGGCTGGCGGGGCATACGCTCAAGAGTCTCCGCTCACAGAGCAGGATAAGGCGCTTATTGAGAAAGGAAAGCAAATTGCCCAAAAGGCCCAGAAGATGGAAATGCCATCTCTGTTGCAAAACCAACACATGGACGAGGCTCAGGCCGAAGCCAAGGCATTTTTCAAGCAGCTCCAAACTACTAACCCAACGCTCAAGGAGATGCACCGGAAACAGGCTGAAAAGGGTATCTACTCTGACCATCGGATACTGGTTTTCGCCTCGTTGTCTCTTGGCGAACAGGGGTTAGATGACGTCCTAACGGCGGTGTCAGGCCAGCCTGATTCTGTAATTGTGTTCCGTGGCATCCCGGAAGGAATGAACTTGGGGCAGGGAGTTAAAGCTATTCAGGCGCTCGCGGCCAAAAAAGACCCAGTGCCGAACATCATCATCAACCCTACGTTGTTCAAAACGTACAACATCACAGCCGTTCCCACGATTGTGATGCTGGAGGATGAGCCGCTGCCTGGCGAACAACCAAACGTCGTCGCCCAGGTCTCCGGGTTGTCCGACCCGGTATGGTTGGCTCGGGAAGTGGATAACGGAGAAAAAGGCGATCTCGGCGTTAAGGGGCCGGTGGAGAAAATCAGTGAGCCAGACCTTATTGATGTTGCCAAGAAACGCCTTGCCAATATCGACTGGGAAGAGAAGAAGAAACAGGCTATAGAGCGCTTCTGGACCAAGCAGAATTTCAATGAGCTGCCCAGAGCGCCAAAATCTCGAACACGAGAAATTGACCCTAGCGTCATGATCACCAGTGACATCAGCACTCCGGATGGCACTGTGTTCGCTCACGCGGGTGACGTGATCAACCCATTGTGCGATCCGAAGGAAGTTTGCAAGCCTGGAACGCGGCCATTTACCCAAGCGGTCGTAGTTTTCGACCCGCTGGACAAAAAGCAAATGGAGCTGCTCGCCAAGAAGCTGCCTGAAATTAAGCAGGAACCTGGCGTACAACGGATTACCTATATCGCCACAGAGTTCGACAAAGACAAAGGCTGGGATTCCTACAAGAGTGTCACCGACAACTTTGACGCGCCGGTATATCTGCTGACGCCAGATCTGATTACCCGGTTCGAGCTGGAGCACACACCGAGCGTCATTACTGCCAGAGGCAAGAAGTTTGTTGTCCGCGAACTTGCTGAGGAGGGCGGTGAATGA
- a CDS encoding DsbC family protein codes for MRTKLLGALMVFGIITGTAHASSKLEITDPRAAKIEDIVELPIKGVRAVQSDGQIMFLSENGRFVISGQIYDLWSKKPLNTMSQMRDVAERIHFKSMGMDVDTLNTVSMGRGDKEVVVFVDPRCAVCHQLMGDAKSLVDDYTFKFIVIPALGAESNRLAKNLYCAKDKTHALDALMNNTLGSLPSKETCDPGQYDQTLLTAHFIGIEGVPFVVAPDGRVSKGRPKNLKSWLESVE; via the coding sequence ATGCGGACAAAATTACTCGGGGCGCTGATGGTGTTCGGGATTATTACCGGCACGGCTCATGCGTCATCGAAATTGGAAATCACCGATCCCAGAGCGGCGAAGATAGAGGACATCGTAGAGCTACCCATCAAAGGGGTTCGAGCCGTCCAAAGTGATGGGCAGATCATGTTCCTCTCTGAAAACGGGCGATTTGTTATTTCAGGACAAATCTACGACCTGTGGAGCAAGAAGCCCCTCAACACGATGTCCCAAATGAGGGATGTAGCGGAGCGTATCCACTTCAAGAGCATGGGCATGGATGTGGACACGCTGAACACCGTTTCGATGGGGCGTGGTGACAAAGAGGTGGTGGTCTTTGTCGATCCTAGATGCGCGGTTTGCCATCAGCTCATGGGTGATGCCAAATCGCTGGTGGATGATTACACCTTTAAATTTATCGTGATTCCTGCTCTGGGTGCTGAGTCCAACCGCTTGGCAAAGAACTTGTACTGCGCGAAAGACAAAACCCACGCGCTCGATGCGCTGATGAACAACACCTTGGGTTCCCTTCCTTCAAAAGAAACCTGCGACCCCGGCCAATACGATCAAACGCTGCTGACAGCTCATTTCATTGGGATTGAGGGCGTTCCGTTCGTGGTTGCTCCGGATGGTCGTGTCAGCAAAGGACGTCCGAAGAACCTGAAATCATGGTTGGAGAGTGTTGAATGA
- a CDS encoding S26 family signal peptidase: protein MNFPLKKYFVKKESWKRFGVKAGVTLLVLWAAGAAFASRYRIGIDPQQEKCLPGYTFFLIDLNDQTLERGAVYAFQAKNMQPFYKDGTRMVKILTGMPGDKVEINDKWKITVNGDVVGEGLQLAGKLHLPESHFYGKTTLKENNYWFMGKSPFSFDSRYWGTVKNDQIIGRAYPLF from the coding sequence ATGAATTTTCCACTCAAGAAGTATTTCGTCAAAAAGGAATCCTGGAAGCGCTTCGGGGTTAAGGCCGGTGTGACACTACTGGTTCTTTGGGCTGCTGGTGCGGCCTTTGCCAGCCGCTACCGTATTGGCATTGATCCACAACAGGAGAAGTGCCTGCCGGGTTACACCTTCTTCCTCATTGATCTGAACGACCAAACTCTGGAGAGGGGAGCTGTTTACGCCTTCCAAGCCAAGAACATGCAGCCTTTCTACAAGGACGGGACTCGCATGGTCAAAATCCTCACCGGTATGCCGGGGGATAAAGTCGAGATCAACGATAAGTGGAAGATCACCGTCAATGGTGATGTCGTCGGAGAGGGGCTCCAGCTCGCAGGGAAACTACATCTGCCAGAGAGCCACTTTTACGGCAAGACCACGCTGAAAGAGAATAACTACTGGTTTATGGGCAAAAGCCCATTCAGCTTCGACTCACGTTACTGGGGGACTGTGAAAAATGATCAGATCATTGGCCGCGCATATCCCCTGTTCTAA